The following coding sequences lie in one Nakaseomyces glabratus chromosome K, complete sequence genomic window:
- the MGS1 gene encoding ssDNA-dependent ATPase MGS1 (CAGL0K04983g~Ortholog(s) have enzyme activator activity, single-stranded DNA-dependent ATPase activity, role in DNA replication, Okazaki fragment processing, DNA strand renaturation, regulation of DNA repair and cytoplasm, nucleus localization), translating to MQSSGKEISQLIACPVCNEKIQFAKINSHLDNCTTGKAQNGQKSITSILGNSNKRKYDTADKASEIIDLDNENNADIPQKKIKIESTENTTNTTNTTNTIKSSDYEFRYLQKISHLPLSEKLRPKEIRDYVGQQHILSQESGVLNKYVQEGLVPSMILWGPPGVGKTTLARLLTKTASLHGSRYTMVETSATKANAQELRSIFEKGRKEYQLTKRRVVLFIDEIHRFNKAQQDLLLPHVENGDIVLIGATTENPSFQLNNALISRCHVFVLEKLSETEVIIILSRGVALLNKLRNVIWNVKNPLKLSRSILVYLCDISVGDARRALNLLEMIEVSTRHVEKELTIEQIREIIKNNNSQGLNTYYDTKGDNHYDTISAFHKAVRGSDENASLYYLGRMLQGGEDPLYIARRMIRIASEDIGIRDNSMLPLAIAAHDAVMKLGLPEADMALVQCCVSLARAPKSVEIYRAWKNLRGMLAENKYNLASSEVPMHIRNAPTRLMEELGYHKGYKYNPDYKDGIAKQDYFPQEVLDKCEDPNELKFLTGEHFGTKTDPDLNENK from the coding sequence ATGCAATCTTCAGGTAAGGAGATATCACAACTTATAGCATGCCCAGTTTGTAATGAAAAGATTCAGTTTGCGAAGATAAATAGCCATTTGGATAATTGTACCACTGGGAAGGCACAAAACGGCCAAAAATCTATAACTAGCATACTTGGCAATAGTAATAAACGAAAATACGATACAGCAGACAAAGCTAGCGAAATAATCGATTTGGACAATGAGAATAATGCTGATATTCCacaaaagaagatcaaaattgaaagtaCTGAGAACACAACGAACACAACGAACACAACGAACACAATAAAAAGCTCTGACTATGAGTTCAGGTATTTACAAAAGATCAGTCATTTACCTTTAAGTGAAAAATTAAGGCCCAAGGAGATACGAGACTATGTCGGACAACAACATATCTTATCACAAGAGAGTGGTGTACTAAACAAATATGTCCAAGAAGGTTTAGTACCCTCTATGATTCTCTGGGGCCCACCTGGTGTGGGTAAGACTACATTGGCTCGCCTATTAACAAAAACAGCCTCTTTACATGGTAGCCGGTATACCATGGTGGAGACCAGTGCCACTAAAGCCAATGCTCAAGAGTTAAGATCAATTTTCGAGAAAGGTAGGAAAGAGTACCAATTAACAAAGAGAAGAGtagtattatttattgatgaaatccATAGATTTAATAAAGCACAGCAAGACTTGTTGCTTCCCCATGTTGAGAATGGCGATATCGTGTTGATAGGCGCTACCACAGAAAACCCTAGTTTCCAGCTGAATAATGCTTTGATCAGTAGGTGCCATGTCTTTGTACTTGAAAAGCTTTCAGAAACTGAAGTTATAATAATTTTATCTAGAGGTGTTGCACTTCTGAACAAATTACGGAATGTAATTTGGAATGTCAAAAATCCATTAAAACTGTCTAGGAGTATTTTAGTTTATTTGTGCGATATTTCGGTAGGTGATGCTAGAAGAGCCTTAAACCTACTCGAAATGATTGAAGTATCGACAAGACATGTTGAGAAGGAGCTAACAATTGAACAAATTCGCGAAATcataaagaataataattctCAAGGATTAAATACATATTATGACACCAAAGGGGATAATCACTATGATACAATCTCTGCATTTCATAAAGCTGTGAGGGGTAGTGATGAAAATGCATCTTTATACTACCTAGGAAGGATGCTGCAAGGTGGTGAAGATCCACTATATATAGCACGGCGTATGATTAGGATAGCTAGTGAAGACATAGGTATTAGGGACAACTCTATGCTTCCACTAGCCATTGCTGCCCATGATGCAGTGATGAAATTAGGATTACCTGAAGCTGATATGGCATTGGTTCAATGTTGTGTATCTCTGGCGAGGGCTCCAAAATCAGTAGAGATTTACCGTGCCTGGAAGAATTTAAGAGGAATGCTTGCTGAGAATAAATATAATCTTGCCAGCAGTGAAGTACCTATGCATATAAGGAATGCACCTACCAGATTAATGGAAGAATTAGGATACCACAAAGgttataaatataatccGGACTATAAAGATGGTATTGCAAAACAGGACTATTTCCCACAAGAGGTTCTCGATAAATGCGAAGACCCTAACGAGCTTAAATTTCTGACAGGAGAGCACTTTGGAACCAAAACTGATCCCGATCTTAATGAAAACAAGTAA
- the ADE12 gene encoding adenylosuccinate synthase (CAGL0K05027g~Ortholog(s) have DNA replication origin binding, adenylosuccinate synthase activity, sulfinylpropanyl adenylate synthase activity and role in 'de novo' AMP biosynthetic process, cellular response to cadmium ion, fumarate metabolic process), which yields MVNVVLGSQWGDEGKGKLVDILVSHYDVVARCAGGNNAGHTIVVDGVKYDFHMLPSGLVNPNCKNLLGNGVVIHIPSFFKELETLESKGLNDARGRLFISSRAHLVFDFHQRTDKLRELELAGRSKDGKNIGTTGKGIGPTYSTKASRSGLRVHHLVNDNPGAWELFESRYRRLLETRKQRYGDFDYDAEEELNRFKQYKESLKPFVVDSVDFLHKSIANNEKILVEGANALMLDIDFGTYPYVTSSNTGIGGVITGLGIPPQKIQEVYGVVKAYTTRVGEGPFPTEQLNEQGEKLQSIGAEFGVTTGRKRRCGWLDLVLLKYSTLINGYTSLNITKLDVLDTFTEIPVGVSYKYKGETLNSFPEDLLTLGNVEVEYVTLPGWNQDITQIKKYDDLPENAKKYLKFIEDFVKVPVQWVGTGPARDSMLEKQI from the coding sequence ATGGTTAACGTTGTATTAGGTTCCCAATGGGGTGATGAAGGTAAAGGTAAGCTAGTTGACATCCTAGTGAGTCACTACGATGTCGTTGCTCGTTGTGCCGGTGGTAACAATGCCGGTCACACTATTGTGGTCGATGGTGTTAAGTATGACTTCCACATGCTACCATCAGGCTTGGTCAATCCTAATTGTAAGAACTTGCTAGGTAACGGTGTTGTGATCCACATTCCAtcattcttcaaagaattAGAAACTTTGGAATCCAAGGGGTTGAACGACGCTAGAGGCCGTCTGTTCATCTCATCTAGAGCACACCTAGTGTTTGATTTCCATCAACGCACCGATAAGCTAAGAGAATTGGAACTGGCCGGTAGATCCAAGGACGGTAAGAACATTGGTACGACCGGTAAAGGTATCGGTCCAACTTACTCCACAAAGGCATCCAGATCTGGTCTAAGAGTACACCATTTGGTGAACGATAACCCAGGTGCTTGGGAGTTGTTCGAAAGCAGATACAGAAGACTTTTAGAAACCAGAAAGCAACGTTACGGTGACTTCGATTACGatgctgaagaagaattaaaCCGTTTCAAGCAATATAAGGAATCCCTAAAACCTTTCGTTGTCGACTCTGTTGACTTCCTTCATAAATCAATTGCTAACAATGAGAAGATATTGGTTGAAGGTGCTAATGCCCTAATGCTAGATATTGATTTCGGTACTTACCCATACGTTACCTCCTCTAACACCGGTATCGGTGGTGTTATCACCGGTCTAGGTATCCCTCCTCAAAAGATTCAGGAAGTATACGGTGTTGTTAAGGCATACACCACAAGAGTTGGTGAGGGTCCATTCCCAACCGAACAATTGAACGAACAAGGTGAGAAGCTTCAGTCTATTGGTGCTGAGTTTGGTGTTACTACAGGTCGTAAGCGTCGTTGTGGTTGGTTGGATCTTGTCCTATTGAAATACTCCACTTTGATTAACGGCTACACTAGTCTAAATATTACCAAACTTGATGTCTTGGACACCTTCACGGAAATCCCAGTCGGTGTTTCTTATAAGTACAAAGGTGAGACTCTAAACTCTTTCCCAGAAGACCTGCTCACATTGGGTAACGTCGAGGTGGAATATGTAACACTACCAGGTTGGAACCAAGATATTACTCAAATCAAGAAGTATGATGACTTACCGGAAAATGCTAAGAAATACCTAAAGTTTATTGAAGATTTTGTCAAAGTACCAGTTCAATGGGTTGGTACCGGCCCAGCCAGAGATAGCATGCTTGAAAAGCAAATTTAA
- the ALG9 gene encoding dolichyl-P-Man:Man(6)GlcNAc(2)-PP-dolichol alpha-1,2-mannosyltransferase (CAGL0K05005g~Ortholog(s) have glycolipid mannosyltransferase activity, role in dolichol-linked oligosaccharide biosynthetic process, protein glycosylation and endoplasmic reticulum localization), producing MNNKYCTFVLVVLLVATRLYIQPFYSLISDCDETFNYWEPLNLLLRGFGKQTWEYSPEYSIRSWSFLLPFYSLLYPLNAVAEIQANWNFYAVRILLGLFSLIQEWKLFKEITGTTTLEIANFWLFYQLFNPGWFHASVELLPSAIAMILQLGSINYALKYLSTSASSNFIGSLTFNMIAGILGWPFVLVLNLPLCIHYVWTHRIISSVRTAFDCSLIFLLISVIVIGIDSLFYGKFAPVAWNIFFYNVLNADEEAGPNIFGTEPFSYYIQNLLLNFPITTLGFAVLGVSHWRLWPLWTSAIVWFTVFALQPHKEERFLYPLYGYISLSASILTYKALKVYKKYFSFAFVVKLIIVGTVILQSLLRIFALIENYRAPMTVYSELFSRESTSNSTVNVCTGREWYHFPNSFYLPNAHRLRFVKSGFDGLLPGDFIEDESIFTAVRAVPKGMNNRNMFDESKIWPLEECDYFVDITLPTDGEKDSFTGSNSANRWNAVVCQKFIDGSDSKFLGRAFAVPEIIDCMMKEYIPELWTKLYHAKYIDYCLYEKLPSSEYQVNAD from the coding sequence ATGAACAATAAATACTGCACATTTGTGCTGGTGGTGCTACTAGTAGCTACTAGGCTGTATATACAGCCATTTTATTCTCTGATTTCCGATTGTGACGAAACTTTCAACTATTGGGAGCCATTGAACTTACTTTTACGTGGGTTTGGTAAACAGACGTGGGAATATTCACCTGAATATTCTATCAGATCATGGAGTTTCCTGTTACCTTTTTATTCATTGCTATATCCTTTGAATGCCGTGGCGGAGATACAGGCAAATTGGAACTTCTACGCTGTGAGAATACTGCTCGGCCTGTTTAGTTTAATACAGGAATGGAAATTGTTCAAGGAAATTACTGGTACTACTACTTTAGAGATTGCTAACTTTTGGTTATTTTATCAGCTTTTTAACCCAGGCTGGTTCCATGCATCCGTTGAATTGCTACCATCTGCAATTGCAATGATATTGCAACTGGGCTCCATAAATTATGCATTGAAGTATCTGTCTACCAGTGCATCCAGCAATTTCATTGGAAGTTTGACATTCAATATGATAGCCGGAATTTTGGGATGGCCTTTTGTGTTAGTTCTGAACTTACCGCTCTGTATCCATTATGTGTGGACTCACAGAAtcatttcttctgttaGAACTGCATTTGATTGttcattgatatttttattgatatcTGTAATTGTTATTGGCATTGACTCTTTATTCTATGGGAAATTTGCGCCAGTAGCATGgaacattttcttttataatGTCTTGAATGCGGATGAAGAGGCAGgtccaaatatttttggcACTGAACCATTCTCatattatattcaaaacCTATTACTAAACTTCCCCATCACTACGCTAGGCTTTGCTGTCTTAGGTGTTTCTCATTGGAGATTATGGCCACTTTGGACTAGTGCAATTGTGTGGTTTACCGTATTTGCACTACAGCCACATAAAGAGGAGAGATTTTTATACCCACTCTACGGTTATATTAGTTTGAGTGCCAGCATTTTGACGTATAAAGCACTGAAAGTCTATAAAAAGTACTTCTCGTTTGCATTCGTTGTTAAGCTTATTATAGTGGGAACAGTAATTCTACAGTCTCTATTGCGAATCTTTGCATTGATTGAAAACTACAGGGCTCCAATGACTGTTTATAGTGAACTGTTTTCTAGAGAGAGTACTTCTAATTCTACAGTAAATGTCTGCACCGGTAGAGAGTGGTATCATTTCCCAAATTCATTTTACCTACCTAATGCTCATAGATTAAGGTTTGTTAAGTCAGGTTTTGATGGTCTATTGCCAGGTGACTTCATTGAAGACGAGTCAATCTTTACAGCGGTTAGAGCTGTACCAAAAGGTATGAACAATAGGAACATGTTTGATGAATCTAAGATATGGCCTCTTGAAGAGTGTGattattttgttgatattACTTTACCTACTGATGGCGAAAAGGATAGCTTTACAGGGTCTAATTCAGCAAACCGCTGGAATGCAGTAGTATGTCAAAAATTCATTGATGGTTCAGATTCTAAATTCTTAGGTAGAGCATTTGCGGTTCCTGAAATTATCGACTGTATGATGAAGGAATATATTCCTGAGCTCTGGACTAAGTTGTATCATGCTAAGTATATTGATTATTGCCTCTACGAAAAGCTGCCTTCTTCTGAATATCAAGTTAATGCTGATTAA
- the YPD1 gene encoding Ypd1p (CAGL0K04961g~Ortholog(s) have histidine phosphotransfer kinase activity and role in osmosensory signaling via phosphorelay pathway): MTTVPSEIIDWTILNEIVSMDEDDPDFSKGLIIQYIDQATTTFSEMDNLLGSIDNLKELDNLGHFLKGSSAALGLQRIAWACERIQNLGRKAEDSFPERTDILKNLPDKVSVDEEDKKEEKEEVPQDDKKYLYLIKKALAQARIEFKLARRELSDYYKTEL, translated from the coding sequence ATGACGACAGTGCCTTCTGAGATCATTGATTGGACTATATTGAATGAGATTGTTTCTatggatgaagatgatcCAGACTTCTCCAAAGGATTGATTATTCAGTACATTGATCAAGCAACAACAACGTTTAGTGAGATGGATAATCTTCTAGGAAGTATAGATAATTTGAAGGAACTAGATAATTTGGGTCACTTTTTGAAGGGGTCATCGGCAGCCTTGGGACTTCAAAGAATTGCCTGGGCTTGTGAACGTATTCAAAATTTGGGTCGTAAAGCTGAAGATAGTTTCCCAGAGAGGACCGATATCTTGAAGAATCTTCCTGACAAGGTCTCAgtggatgaagaagacaagaaagaagagaaagaagaagtgCCTCAAGATGACAAGAAGTACTTGTATCTGATAAAGAAAGCACTAGCGCAAGCGAGAATAGAGTTTAAGCTAGCACGTAGGGAACTTTCAGATTACTATAAGACTGAGTTGTAA
- the PPN2 gene encoding putative serine/threonine-protein phosphatase (CAGL0K04939g~Ortholog(s) have fungal-type vacuole membrane localization), whose translation MIPRRIAVLILSLAIILVFFCSFLIDMSENNDNVNTGVRVLKSMLDSPTLRALSVPEEHHDRQLVFIGDVHGMYDKLLELVDKLNFETTPEMELVFLGDFITKGPDSTKVLDWMIKHEGRVHFVLGNNEFSVIMGALDMGLLESKMLNNEQGHDVTGTFKKSHAELAQQLNPSHYTYLFKNAAVVLEFDMEKTRQRFIAVHAGILPQDYDFERRHVILKSDVFSILNMKFVNEENSMETSREKQTKHWKRWYKLWEKELDNHHTKEQITILYGHDAKKGLNLRKYTKGLDSACVKGGKLSAMHYMYDPHSNSYKETLVEV comes from the coding sequence ATGATTCCGAGACGTATTGCAGTGTTAATATTAAGTCTAGCAATTATACTAGTGTTTTTCTGCtcttttttaattgataTGAGTGAGAATAATGACAATGTAAATACCGGTGTCAGAGTTCTGAAAAGTATGCTGGATTCCCCAACATTACGTGCTTTATCTGTGCCCGAAGAACACCACGATAGACAACTAGTATTTATTGGAGATGTCCATGGCATGTATGATAAACTTTTGGAATTAGTTGATAaattaaattttgaaactACTCCAGAGATGGAACTAGTATTCCTGGGTGATTTCATAACGAAGGGACCTGACTCTACAAAAGTGCTGGATTGGATGATCAAACATGAAGGCCGTGTACATTTTGTGCTCGGTAACAACGAGTTTTCAGTGATTATGGGAGCACTTGACATGGGTCTTCTAGAGAGTAAGATGTTGAATAATGAACAAGGCCATGATGTGACAGGTACATTTAAAAAATCACACGCTGAGTTGGCACAACAGCTAAATCCATCGCATTATACATATCTATTCAAAAATGCAGCAGTAGTACTGGAGTTTGATATGGAGAAAACCAGACAAAGGTTTATAGCCGTTCATGCTGGAATTTTACCACAGGACTACGATTTCGAGAGAAGACATGTCATTTTGAAATCTGATGTATTCTCTATTCTGAACATGAAATTTGTCAACGAAGAGAATTCCATGGAAACTTCAAGGGAGAAGCAAACTAAGCATTGGAAAAGATGGTACAAATTATGGGAGAAAGAACTTGATAACCACCACACAAAGGAACAAATAACCATATTGTATGGTCACGATGCTAAGAAGGGCCTAAACTTAAGAAAATACACCAAAGGTCTTGACTCAGCCTGCGTTAAAGGTGGTAAACTATCGGCCATGCATTATATGTATGACCCCCATTCAAACAGTTATAAAGAGACTCTGGTTGAAGTCTGA
- the RAP1 gene encoding DNA-binding transcription factor RAP1 (CAGL0K04917g~Putative transcriptional regulator, complements lethality of S. cerevisiae rap1 mutant) encodes MSANDSEQFDTAPNEFVDALETNIHIDPPNQAQSKIDESSRKEKNNNDLGVEMTSVDPALTGEDMNEAHTKETAAEQNGEKGIFNGMVFYLNRDSNAHDSIIIVEQLKNLILLNGGDIVNKLPNKDSAEAKHIIVVSPYNNTELKTVTSTFIRACVQSNKLLDMKNYLVPYDSFNALLDDAMSPPSRQEPTISESSSVNEGQPTASKPPPQNIANKRDIPTKKVSANTGVSKTSFTEEEDEFILDVVRKNPMRRTTHTLFDEISHYVPNHTGNSIRHRFRVHLSKRLDFVYQVDQYGKLVRDENGNLIKTKVLPPSIKKKFTADEDYELAIAIKQQFYKDIYQLDPVTGQSLISDNDPPARVAKRQMMMDPNVQRGSEPPFSKYRVGTRRGPIAREFFKQFTENHPTHTESAWRDRFRKFLLEYGVDKYIEYYETQKANNDEPEAMKNLTIRTKRDNFPTPGNYGNAAKRQKYEVSSNVENTLKSKGQAGDIPDAELLDEDTMKFISSLKNDLSKIDNNFGFDYTNEIAEAIRNDFSEEEAIYDNIDPNTIPFPPPIATIDLFLPQFFRMSSTQEFIEKIREIIQRDYEPSQAELLMQDLNDEAGIRKTFTSSILGSLSGDLMVLPRYFLNMFSKNQNPPIDIPGIWTSGDDDILRRGDEAEVSKLVKRQGAGRVEMRKKFLERNLI; translated from the coding sequence ATGTCAGCCAACGATAGTGAACAGTTTGATACCGCACCAAACGAATTTGTTGATGCTTTGGAAACCAATATACATATTGACCCACCGAATCAAGCTCAATCAAAAATCGATGAGTCTAGtagaaaggaaaaaaataacaatgaTCTAGGCGTCGAAATGACCAGCGTTGATCCTGCTTTAACAGGTGAGGATATGAATGAGGCTCACACTAAAGAGACTGCTGCAGAACAAAATGGTGAAAAAGGCATTTTTAATGGTATGGTATTCTATCTTAACCGCGATTCCAACGCCCATGACTCGATTATAATTGTAgagcaattgaaaaatttaattttattaaatgGAGGTGATATTGTGAATAAACTACCAAATAAGGATTCTGCAGAAGCAAAGCACATTATCGTGGTTTCTCCATACAACAATACTGAATTAAAAACTGTCACATCTACTTTCATCCGGGCATGCGTCCAGAGCAACAAATTACTGGACATGAAAAACTATTTAGTACCATATGATAGTTTTAATGCGCTTTTGGATGATGCGATGTCCCCACCATCAAGACAAGAACCAACAATTTCTGAATCCAGTTCTGTAAACGAAGGGCAACCTACAGCTTCGAAACCTCCACCCCAAAATATTGCAAACAAAAGAGATATCCCAACAAAAAAGGTATCTGCAAATACTGGAGTTAGCAAGACATCAtttactgaagaagaagatgaatttattttaGATGTCGTTAGGAAGAATCCCATGAGACGTACTACACACACAttatttgatgaaatttcCCACTATGTACCAAATCATACAGGTAACTCAATTAGACACAGATTTAGAGTGCACCTATCTAAGCGTCTAGATTTTGTCTACCAGGTCGACCAGTATGGTAAACTTGTCAGGGATGAGAATGGTAATctaataaaaacaaaagtttTACCTCCAtcaataaagaagaagttcaCAGCCGATGAGGACTATGAGCTCGCAATTGCAATTAAACAACAGTTTTACAAGGACATTTACCAGTTAGACCCGGTCACTGGTCAGTCTTTGATTTCAGACAATGATCCACCAGCGCGTGTAGCCAAAAGGCAAATGATGATGGATCCTAACGTACAACGAGGATCTGAGCCCCCATTTAGTAAATACAGGGTGGGAACTAGAAGAGGACCAATTGCTAGGGAGTTCTTTAAACAATTTACAGAAAACCATCCAACTCATACGGAGAGTGCATGGAGAGATAGGTTtagaaaatttttgttaGAGTATGGAGTCGACAAATACATTGAATACTATGAAACACAGAAGGCTAACAATGACGAGCCCGAAGCCATGAAAAATTTGACAATTAGAACTAAGAGAGACAACTTTCCAACTCCAGGAAACTATGGTAATGCTGCCAAGAGACAGAAATATGAAGTTTCCTCAAATGTCGAAAATACATTGAAGTCTAAAGGCCAAGCCGGTGATATTCCTGATGCTGAATTACTAGATGAGGATACAATGAAGTTTATATCTTCCTTGAAAAATGATCTGTCTAAAATTGATAACAACTTTGGCTTTGACTACACAAACGAGATAGCTGAAGCTATAAGGAACGATTTTTCTGAGGAGGAAGCCATATACGATAATATAGATCCGAACACCATACCGTTCCCACCCCCAATTGCCACCATCGATTTATTCCTACCGCAGTTTTTCAGGATGTCTAGCACACAAGAGTTTATAGAAAAGATTAGAGAGATAATACAAAGGGATTACGAACCATCTCAGGCTGAGCTTCTGATGCAAGATTTGAATGACGAAGCTGGGATTAGAAAGACATTTACCAGTTCCATATTAGGTTCTCTATCTGGTGATCTAATGGTGCTTCCAAGGTACTTCTTAAACATGTTCTCCAAGAATCAAAACCCGCCAATTGACATCCCTGGTATATGGACTTCTGGGGATGACGATATTTTGAGGAGAGGTGATGAAGCGGAGGTCAGCAAATTAGTAAAGAGACAAGGTGCTGGGCGTGTTGAAATGCGGAAGAAGTTTTTGGAGAGAAATCTGATATAA